From the genome of Streptomyces sp. NBC_01317, one region includes:
- a CDS encoding helix-turn-helix transcriptional regulator encodes MRYLTTAEVAERYRTAESTVRYWRHLQKGPRGIKVGKRVLYPEAELLRYERALIDGGEDWGLAS; translated from the coding sequence TGCGATACCTGACCACCGCCGAGGTCGCCGAGCGCTACCGCACCGCCGAGAGCACCGTCCGCTACTGGCGCCATCTCCAGAAGGGACCCCGCGGCATCAAGGTCGGCAAGCGGGTGCTCTACCCCGAGGCCGAACTGCTGCGCTACGAGCGCGCGCTGATCGACGGCGGAGAGGACTGGGGCCTGGCCTCATAA